The following proteins come from a genomic window of Alosa sapidissima isolate fAloSap1 chromosome 20, fAloSap1.pri, whole genome shotgun sequence:
- the mcf2a gene encoding proto-oncogene DBL isoform X1, with protein MESYYSLLQAGSELENTLQQVSVPLSMKEVGGYIEKQVAYLSGGRGEDSSVIITLPECSDFSDIPEEALAKVLTYLTLIPRARQPGVKFIIILDRRLDTWGSIKTALGRIAASFPGNLHLVLVLRPTSFFQRTVTDLGFRFSQEDFMLKMPVVMLSSVTDLLRYINENQLTSEFGGTLDYCHSDWIVLRTAIESFAVMVKDIAQMLQAFGTELAETELPEEGNAIEFLLLSHTEKYRRLKDAIRSVMREGRHLLSSLEASGRDEGSLVHWDIPQDWETVQRLLAQLRDMELAFDGFFDKHHLKLQQYLQLLRYESSFHEMESSLEKLSALERDVGSAGETLAQTAQAIRDLDSLQTKAQEEMGKAQLLILHGHQLAANHHYAMALILQRCNELRHRCDTLDTVLRTKRDALTHIQTLLHRLEEAQRWCDDGAYLLANQQVDRFQSKEGAQAALRDIEKFQEGAPALLSTGSDVLFMEYEAVLTSALQAHIGKTFEKQAAVQGMIDSRLACLRKLADKHVRPIQLVAPRPEHQPRSKSPIFSPKHDLKFTFDLSLPGKRGSRKSPNSRKIEVMHDYQENRNYLSYSVDGEDSPDVLKRHVMREIIETERVYVEELLSVLLGYRAEMDNPSMSTLLPPSLRNKRDILFGNMPEIYNFHSRVFLQDLESCLETPEAVGACFLERKENFQVYERYCQNKPRSESLWRQYSDCAFFQECQRKLEHKLGLDSYLLKPVQRLTKYQLLLKELLKYSAGSERTSELQGALSAMLDLLKSVNDSMHQIAITGYEGDLSTLGRLLMQGSFSVWISHKKGPTRMKELARFKPMQRHLFLHERALLFCKRREEHGEGADKTPSYSFKHCLKMSAVGITENVKGDVKKFEIWYSGREEVYLVQAPTVEVKLAWLNEIRRILTNQQKILRDELSLTHPTPEHIQLSPPLSESKQQRTSVSSEDTESGRSSPDPLSLSPQHRRNRRSWPGAHHSVDICEGLDDWNGGHSPFPLSDTEEEDIVHLTPGRYRSRADCPRDGPQDLLIRCGDIVQLQREESEGVWSVAANHTAPISRISTYSKAMSPRMVKNLSRRQEGHLQASTLQHILADSSRGHSTRLGEPGNLKARKLSSP; from the exons GCCTCCTTCCCTGGGAACCTGCACCTCGTTCTGGTCCTGCGACCCACCAGCTTCTTCCAGCGGACAGTGACGGACCTTGGCTTCCGCTTCAGCCAGGAGGACTTCATGCTCAAAATGCCC GTCGTGATGCTCAGCTCGGTCACAGACTTGCTGCGCTACATCAATGAGAACCAGCTGACCTCTGAATTCGGGGGAACCCTGGACTACTGCCACAGTGACTGGATTGTCCTGCGAACG gccatAGAGAGCTTTGCTGTGATGGTGAAGGACATTGCTCAGATGCTGCAGGCGTTTGGCACAGAGCTGGCGGAGACAGAGCTGCCAGAGGAAGGCAACGCCATCGAGTTCCTGCTGCTGTCGCACACCGAGAAATACCGAAGACTCAAG GACGCCATCAGGTCAGTGATGCGGGAGGGCAGACACCTGCTGTCCAGCCTGGAGGCCTCTGGGAGAGATGAGGGCTCCCTGGTGCACTGGGACATCCCTCAGGACTGGGAGACAGTGCAGAG GCTGCTTGCCCAACTCAGAGACATGGAACTGGCCTTTGATGGCTTCTTCGACAAACATCACCTGAAGTTGCAGCAGTACCTGCAGCTGCTGAGATACGAGAGCAGCTTCCACGAG ATGGAGAGCTCACTGGAGAAGCTCTCTGCTCTTGAGAGAGACGTGGGCAGTGCAGGAGAAACCCTGGCCCAGACGGCGCAGGCCATCCGAGACCTGGACAGTCTACAAACCAAAGCACAG GAGGAGATGGGCAAAGCTCAGCTGCTCATTCTGCACGGGCACCAGCTGGCTGCCAACCACCACTATGCCATGGCCCTGATCCTGCAGCGCTGCAACGAGCTGCGCCACCGCTGCGACACGCTGGACACCGTGCTCAGGACCAAGAGggacgcgctcacacacatacagaccctACTGCACAGACTAGAGGAG gcccagcGCTGGTGTGATGACGGAGCATATCTGCTGGCCAATCAGCAGGTGGATAGGTTCCAGTCTAAGGAGGGGGCTCAAGCTGCACTGCGAGACATTGAGAAGTTCCAGGAGGGGGCGCCAGCGCTCCTCTCCACAGGCTCAGATGTCCTCTTCATGGAATATGAGGCTGTGCTAACCTCAGCACTCCAG GCTCACATCGGGAAGACCTTTGAGAAGCAGGCGGCCGTGCAGgggatgattgacagccggCTGGCCTGCCTGAGGAAGCTGGCCGACAAGCACGTGCGGCCCATCCAGCTGGTAGCCCCCCGGCCAGAGCACCAACCCCGCTCCAAATCGCCCATCTTCTCCCCCAAACATG ACTTGAAGTTCACCTTTGACCTCTCTCTGCCTGGGAAGAGGGGATCCAGGAAGAGCCCCAACTCACGGAAG ATCGAGGTGATGCATGATTACCAGGAGAACCGCAATTATCTGTCCTACAGTGTTGATGGGGAGGACAGCCCAGACGTTTTGAAGAG ACACGTGATGCGGGAGATTATTGAAACTGAGCGGGTCTATGTGGAGGAGCTACTGTCTGTACTGCTG GGCTACAGAGCAGAGATGGACAACCCCTCCATGTCCACCCTTCTGCCCCCCAGCCTACGCAACAAGAGGGACATTCTGTTTGGAAACATGCCAGAAATCTACAACTTCCACAGCAG GGTCTTCCTGCAGGACCTGGAGAGCTGTCTGGAGACTCCGGAGGCAGTGGGAGCCTGCTTCCTGGAGCGG AAAGAGAACTTCCAGGTATATGAGCGCTACTGTCAGAACAAGCCTCGGTCAGAGTCCCTATGGAGACAGTATTCTGACTGTGCCTTCTTTCAG GAGTGTCAGAGAAAACTGGAGCACAAACTGGGCCTGGACTCCTACCTGTTGAAACCGGTCCAGCGCCTTACCAAGTACCAGCTCCTACTCAAG GAACTGCTGAAGTATAGTGCTGGTTCAGAGCGGACATCTGAACTGCAGGGGGCGCTGTCTGCCATGCTGGACCTCTTAAAGTCTGTCAATGACTCCATGCACCAGATTGCCATCACCGGCTATGAA GGGGATCTGAGCACTCTGGGTCGCTTGCTGATGCAGGGCTCGTTCAGCGTGTGGATCAGCCACAAGAAAGGTCCCACGCGCATGAAGGAGCTGGCCCGCTTCAAGCCCATGCAGCGGCACCTGTTCCTGCACGAGCGCGCGCTGCTCTTCTGCAAGCGGCGTGAGGAGCACGGCGAGGGGGCCGACAAGACGCCCTCCTACAGCTTCAAGCACTGTCTCAAG ATGAGTGCAGTCGGCATTACAGAGAATGTCAAGGGAGACGTGAAGAAGTTTGAGATCTGGTACAGTGGCAGGGAAGAAGTCTACCTGGTGCAG GCACCAACAGTAGAAGTTAAGCTAGCTTGGCTGAACGAGATCCGCAGAATTCTCACCAACCAGCAGAAGATTCTCAGAG ATGAACTGTCCCTCACCCACCCAACACCGGAACACATCCAGTTATCCCCACCCCTGTCTGAGag CAAGCAGCAGCGGACCTCGGTGAGCTCAGAGGATACGGAGTCCGGCCGCAGTAGCCCCGACCCGCTCAGCTTGTCCCCACAGCATCGCCGCAACAGACGCA gctggcCTGGAGCTCACCACTCAGTGGATATCTGTGAGGGTCTGGACGACTGGAATGGAGGCCACAGTCCTTTCCCACTGTCTGACACTGAGGAGGAGGACATTGTCCACCTG ACTCCAGGCAGGTACAGGAGCCGGGCGGACTGTCCTAGAGACGGGCCCCAGGACCTCCTCATCAGATGTGGGGACATCGTCCAGCTGCAGCGGGAGGAGAGTGAGGGCGTGTGGTCAGTAGCTGCTAATCATACTGCTCCCATATCCAGAATAAGTACATATTCAAAGGCAATGTCACcaag GATGGTGAAGAACTTGAGTCGCCGGCAGGAGGGCCACCTCCAGGCCTCCACCCTGCAGCACATCCTGGCAGACAGCAGCAGAGGACACTCCACCCGACTGGGGG AGCCGGGGAATCTGAAAGCGCGGAAGCTTAGCTCGCCGTAG
- the mcf2a gene encoding proto-oncogene DBL isoform X5, with the protein MNEQDRYRGMPRIRRAAASFPGNLHLVLVLRPTSFFQRTVTDLGFRFSQEDFMLKMPVVMLSSVTDLLRYINENQLTSEFGGTLDYCHSDWIVLRTAIESFAVMVKDIAQMLQAFGTELAETELPEEGNAIEFLLLSHTEKYRRLKDAIRSVMREGRHLLSSLEASGRDEGSLVHWDIPQDWETVQRLLAQLRDMELAFDGFFDKHHLKLQQYLQLLRYESSFHEMESSLEKLSALERDVGSAGETLAQTAQAIRDLDSLQTKAQEEMGKAQLLILHGHQLAANHHYAMALILQRCNELRHRCDTLDTVLRTKRDALTHIQTLLHRLEEAQRWCDDGAYLLANQQVDRFQSKEGAQAALRDIEKFQEGAPALLSTGSDVLFMEYEAVLTSALQAHIGKTFEKQAAVQGMIDSRLACLRKLADKHVRPIQLVAPRPEHQPRSKSPIFSPKHDLKFTFDLSLPGKRGSRKSPNSRKIEVMHDYQENRNYLSYSVDGEDSPDVLKRHVMREIIETERVYVEELLSVLLGYRAEMDNPSMSTLLPPSLRNKRDILFGNMPEIYNFHSRVFLQDLESCLETPEAVGACFLERKENFQVYERYCQNKPRSESLWRQYSDCAFFQECQRKLEHKLGLDSYLLKPVQRLTKYQLLLKELLKYSAGSERTSELQGALSAMLDLLKSVNDSMHQIAITGYEGDLSTLGRLLMQGSFSVWISHKKGPTRMKELARFKPMQRHLFLHERALLFCKRREEHGEGADKTPSYSFKHCLKMSAVGITENVKGDVKKFEIWYSGREEVYLVQAPTVEVKLAWLNEIRRILTNQQKILRDELSLTHPTPEHIQLSPPLSESKQQRTSVSSEDTESGRSSPDPLSLSPQHRRNRRSWPGAHHSVDICEGLDDWNGGHSPFPLSDTEEEDIVHLTPGRYRSRADCPRDGPQDLLIRCGDIVQLQREESEGVWSVAANHTAPISRISTYSKAMSPRMVKNLSRRQEGHLQASTLQHILADSSRGHSTRLGEPGNLKARKLSSP; encoded by the exons GCCTCCTTCCCTGGGAACCTGCACCTCGTTCTGGTCCTGCGACCCACCAGCTTCTTCCAGCGGACAGTGACGGACCTTGGCTTCCGCTTCAGCCAGGAGGACTTCATGCTCAAAATGCCC GTCGTGATGCTCAGCTCGGTCACAGACTTGCTGCGCTACATCAATGAGAACCAGCTGACCTCTGAATTCGGGGGAACCCTGGACTACTGCCACAGTGACTGGATTGTCCTGCGAACG gccatAGAGAGCTTTGCTGTGATGGTGAAGGACATTGCTCAGATGCTGCAGGCGTTTGGCACAGAGCTGGCGGAGACAGAGCTGCCAGAGGAAGGCAACGCCATCGAGTTCCTGCTGCTGTCGCACACCGAGAAATACCGAAGACTCAAG GACGCCATCAGGTCAGTGATGCGGGAGGGCAGACACCTGCTGTCCAGCCTGGAGGCCTCTGGGAGAGATGAGGGCTCCCTGGTGCACTGGGACATCCCTCAGGACTGGGAGACAGTGCAGAG GCTGCTTGCCCAACTCAGAGACATGGAACTGGCCTTTGATGGCTTCTTCGACAAACATCACCTGAAGTTGCAGCAGTACCTGCAGCTGCTGAGATACGAGAGCAGCTTCCACGAG ATGGAGAGCTCACTGGAGAAGCTCTCTGCTCTTGAGAGAGACGTGGGCAGTGCAGGAGAAACCCTGGCCCAGACGGCGCAGGCCATCCGAGACCTGGACAGTCTACAAACCAAAGCACAG GAGGAGATGGGCAAAGCTCAGCTGCTCATTCTGCACGGGCACCAGCTGGCTGCCAACCACCACTATGCCATGGCCCTGATCCTGCAGCGCTGCAACGAGCTGCGCCACCGCTGCGACACGCTGGACACCGTGCTCAGGACCAAGAGggacgcgctcacacacatacagaccctACTGCACAGACTAGAGGAG gcccagcGCTGGTGTGATGACGGAGCATATCTGCTGGCCAATCAGCAGGTGGATAGGTTCCAGTCTAAGGAGGGGGCTCAAGCTGCACTGCGAGACATTGAGAAGTTCCAGGAGGGGGCGCCAGCGCTCCTCTCCACAGGCTCAGATGTCCTCTTCATGGAATATGAGGCTGTGCTAACCTCAGCACTCCAG GCTCACATCGGGAAGACCTTTGAGAAGCAGGCGGCCGTGCAGgggatgattgacagccggCTGGCCTGCCTGAGGAAGCTGGCCGACAAGCACGTGCGGCCCATCCAGCTGGTAGCCCCCCGGCCAGAGCACCAACCCCGCTCCAAATCGCCCATCTTCTCCCCCAAACATG ACTTGAAGTTCACCTTTGACCTCTCTCTGCCTGGGAAGAGGGGATCCAGGAAGAGCCCCAACTCACGGAAG ATCGAGGTGATGCATGATTACCAGGAGAACCGCAATTATCTGTCCTACAGTGTTGATGGGGAGGACAGCCCAGACGTTTTGAAGAG ACACGTGATGCGGGAGATTATTGAAACTGAGCGGGTCTATGTGGAGGAGCTACTGTCTGTACTGCTG GGCTACAGAGCAGAGATGGACAACCCCTCCATGTCCACCCTTCTGCCCCCCAGCCTACGCAACAAGAGGGACATTCTGTTTGGAAACATGCCAGAAATCTACAACTTCCACAGCAG GGTCTTCCTGCAGGACCTGGAGAGCTGTCTGGAGACTCCGGAGGCAGTGGGAGCCTGCTTCCTGGAGCGG AAAGAGAACTTCCAGGTATATGAGCGCTACTGTCAGAACAAGCCTCGGTCAGAGTCCCTATGGAGACAGTATTCTGACTGTGCCTTCTTTCAG GAGTGTCAGAGAAAACTGGAGCACAAACTGGGCCTGGACTCCTACCTGTTGAAACCGGTCCAGCGCCTTACCAAGTACCAGCTCCTACTCAAG GAACTGCTGAAGTATAGTGCTGGTTCAGAGCGGACATCTGAACTGCAGGGGGCGCTGTCTGCCATGCTGGACCTCTTAAAGTCTGTCAATGACTCCATGCACCAGATTGCCATCACCGGCTATGAA GGGGATCTGAGCACTCTGGGTCGCTTGCTGATGCAGGGCTCGTTCAGCGTGTGGATCAGCCACAAGAAAGGTCCCACGCGCATGAAGGAGCTGGCCCGCTTCAAGCCCATGCAGCGGCACCTGTTCCTGCACGAGCGCGCGCTGCTCTTCTGCAAGCGGCGTGAGGAGCACGGCGAGGGGGCCGACAAGACGCCCTCCTACAGCTTCAAGCACTGTCTCAAG ATGAGTGCAGTCGGCATTACAGAGAATGTCAAGGGAGACGTGAAGAAGTTTGAGATCTGGTACAGTGGCAGGGAAGAAGTCTACCTGGTGCAG GCACCAACAGTAGAAGTTAAGCTAGCTTGGCTGAACGAGATCCGCAGAATTCTCACCAACCAGCAGAAGATTCTCAGAG ATGAACTGTCCCTCACCCACCCAACACCGGAACACATCCAGTTATCCCCACCCCTGTCTGAGag CAAGCAGCAGCGGACCTCGGTGAGCTCAGAGGATACGGAGTCCGGCCGCAGTAGCCCCGACCCGCTCAGCTTGTCCCCACAGCATCGCCGCAACAGACGCA gctggcCTGGAGCTCACCACTCAGTGGATATCTGTGAGGGTCTGGACGACTGGAATGGAGGCCACAGTCCTTTCCCACTGTCTGACACTGAGGAGGAGGACATTGTCCACCTG ACTCCAGGCAGGTACAGGAGCCGGGCGGACTGTCCTAGAGACGGGCCCCAGGACCTCCTCATCAGATGTGGGGACATCGTCCAGCTGCAGCGGGAGGAGAGTGAGGGCGTGTGGTCAGTAGCTGCTAATCATACTGCTCCCATATCCAGAATAAGTACATATTCAAAGGCAATGTCACcaag GATGGTGAAGAACTTGAGTCGCCGGCAGGAGGGCCACCTCCAGGCCTCCACCCTGCAGCACATCCTGGCAGACAGCAGCAGAGGACACTCCACCCGACTGGGGG AGCCGGGGAATCTGAAAGCGCGGAAGCTTAGCTCGCCGTAG
- the f9a gene encoding coagulation factor IXa — protein sequence MAAFPLLLIGAVLLQELPPAYTAGLFRSRPEASGVLRRQKRHNSGFFEEFMEGNIERECIEEVCDLEEAREVFENDEKTMVFWQSYLDGDQCKSSPCKNGGSCEDQMGAYICKCRTGYVGSDCEIELARQCDVDNGGCMHFCDVVGRHGAECHCATGYKLAEDGVTCEPEGDWPCGYDKRVVRLSGAVRTLQTNSTNSTNTTNTTLSSPLNSTTDTITTTDTITITATNVFPISGTQGGRLVPSHSKLPKWVHQSQQPATARPETQPPITNTTPAPTDTQPPMTNTDDSSTGKNNHLRIVGGEEVTPGEIPWQVALVMRSTGAVFCGGSIVGEEWVVTAAHCLVDAPERSFFVRVGEHDVHRTEGHEQDLEVSKRHVHPLYAPAQNAYNHDVALLRLATPIKFSQYARPICLGPKTFTESLLRSGDEATVSGWGRMRYQGQTSSRLQKVELPYVERTQCKESSSDRITYFMFCSGYSHMARDACQGDSGGPHTMRYRETWFLTGIVSWGEECAKQGKYGVYTRISHYYSWMRYVMGLSRKMLVNMVDP from the exons ATGGCCGCTTTCCCCCTGCTCCTCATCGGTGCTGTGCTCCTACAGGAGCTGCCGCCAGCATACACCGCAGGACTATTCCGCTCCAGACCAGaggctagtggtgtgcttcggAGGCAGAAGCGGCACAACTCAGGCTTTTTTGAGGAGTTTATGGAAGGCAACATAGAACGCGAGTGCATTGAAGAAGTCTGTGACCTGGAGGAGGCCAGAGAGGTCTTTGAGAATGACGAGAAGACG atGGTCTTTTGGCAGAGCTACTTAG ATGGAGACCAGTGTAAATCATCTCCGTGCAAGAATGGAGGGTCCTGTGAGGACCAGATGGGGGCATATATTTGTAAATGTAGGACAGGTTACGTTGGGAGTGACTGTGAGATTG AGCTGGCCAGGCAGTGTGATGTGGACAATGGCGGCTGCATGCACTTCTGTGACGTGGTGGGAAGGCATGGAGCGGAGTGCCACTGCGCTACTGGCTACAAGCTGGCCGAGGACGGGGTGACCTGTGAGCCAGAGG GAGATTGGCCATGTGGCTATGACAAGAGGGTTGTCCGTCTGAGTGGTGCGGTGCGAACACTGCAGACCAACTCCACCAactccaccaacaccaccaacaccactctcTCAAGTCCTCTCAACAGCACCACggacaccatcaccaccacggACACCATCACTATCACGGCCACCAACGTCTTCCCCATCTCTGGCACCCAAGGGGGCAGACTGGTGCCCTCGCACAGCAAGTTACCCAAGTGGGTGCACCAGAGTCAGCAGCCCGCAACAGCACGACCGGAGACCCAGCCACccatcaccaacaccacaccaGCTCCTACGGACACCCAGCCACCCATGACCAACACCGACGACTCCTCTACCGGCAAGAACAATCATTTGCGCATTGTTGGTGGGGAAGAGGTCACACCTGGGGAGATTCCATGGCAG GTGGCGCTGGTGATGCGCTCCACGGGGGCGGTGTTCTGCGGGGGCTCCATCGTGGGGGAGGAGTGGGTGGTCACTGCTGCTCACTGTCTGGTGGACGCACCGGAGCGATCGTTCTTTGTCAGAGTGG GTGAGCATGATGTCCACAGGACTGAGGGACACGAACAGGACCTGGAAGTGTCCAAGCGCCACGTCCACCCTCTCTACGCGCCGGCTCAGAACGCCTATAACCACGACGTGGCGCTGCTGCGTCTGGCCACCCCCATCAAATTCTCCCAGTATGCCCGGCCCATCTGCCTGGGGCCCAAGACCTTCACGGAGTCCCTGCTCCGCTCTGGGGACGAGGCCACGGTCAGTGGCTGGGGCCGCATGCGCTACCAGGGCCAGACGTCCAGCCGGCTGCAGAAGGTGGAGCTGCCCTATGTGGAGCGCACGCAGTGCAAGGAAAGCAGCAGCGACCGCATCACCTACTTCATGTTCTGCTCCGGCTACTCTCACATGGCCAGGGACGCGTGCCAGGGCGACAGCGGGGGCCCCCACACCATGCGCTACCGGGAGACCTGGTTCCTGACGGGCATCGTGAGCTGGGGCGAGGAGTGTGCCAAGCAGGGCAAGTACGGTGTGTACACGCGCATCTCACACTACTACAGCTGGATGCGCTACGTCATGGGTCTGAGCAGAAAGATGCTTGTGAACATGGTGGACCCATAA